Proteins from a genomic interval of Lolium perenne isolate Kyuss_39 chromosome 1, Kyuss_2.0, whole genome shotgun sequence:
- the LOC127337755 gene encoding uncharacterized protein, which yields MRFLIQNIRGWGTPGRRTQLKDIFKTEQVDIIGLQETIKQDFSAQELRWLKHGGQFNWNWVPAAGHSGGLLLGFRDEFFEVGFWRKGSFFLSADILQRNNNLKWRFMLVYGPADHSRTSEFLGELETEVSNCLLPIVVAGDFNLVRRAEDKSNGAVNWPRVRRFNDVLASLSLREICRAGARFTWTNNQASPIRSVLDRVFVSPSWEVVFPLSSLAAVTRIGSDHCPLILDNGEKGTQRSSVDLWQHIARGLRQFLKGWGANLGRERRVFREDLVKRIQGLDEMADANGLDEEGWALRYSLEDQIIVLDSLEEEYWKQRSGVQWTLKGDACTAFFHAFANGRRRKCMIPRLITETVEISVQQDLVDHIYGFYQGLMGSVGEEKVFSLGPDLWSVEAQVSQGENDVLALTFTPEELDAVLAEMKPDSAPGPDGLPVVFFKKFWKILKGPILNILNDFALGRVDIARLNYGIISLIPKVRGRDAIRQYRPIALINTAINVNGEIGQYFRNARGVRQGDPLSPILFDFMVDALAAILTRAKESGHIQGVVPHLIPRGVTHLQYADDTLIMIEPSDIGIANLKLLLLCFENMSGLKINFTKSEALVTGVDDAERRRIADLLNCNLGSLPMSYLGLPVSDKTLSVADWYFLTEKVGHRVDPWQGLFLASAGRLELTNSCLSSLPMFAMGIYLLHEATHGEMNKSRARFFWEGAGNKRKYHMLDWATVCKPRELGGLGILNTKLMNIALMLKWIWKLYQGAEGLWADLLRAKYLRGNDLFSPLVPTKGSQFWNAIHKIKWYFKLGARHKVANGRHTYFWLDWWTGKGPLRVLFPRLFECCDNHFATVAGVQDANG from the exons ATGAGGTTCCTCATCCAAAACATCCGAGGCTGGGGGACGCCGGGACGGCGGACTCAGCTGAAGGACATCTTCAAGACGGAGCAAGTCGATATCATTGGCTTACAAGAGACCATTAAACAGGATTTCTCGGCACAAGAACTACGTTGGCTAAAGCACGGTGGCCAATTCAACTGGAATTGGGTGCCGGCGGCGGGGCACTCGGGTGGGCTCCTGCTAGGCTTCAGGGATGAATTCTTTGAGGTTGGGTTCTGGAGGAAGGGCTCCTTCTTTCTTAGCGCTGACATATTACAGAGGAATAACAATCTTAAATGGCGCTTCATGCTGGTGTACGGCCCAGCAGATCACTCGCGGACGTCTGAGTTTCTGGGAGAGCTCGAGACGGAGGTTTCCAACTGCCTACTTCCTATTGTGGTAGCAGGGGACTTCAACCTGGTCCGTCGAGCAGAGGATAAGAGTAATGGGGCGGTCAATTGGCCACGGGTGCGCCGATTTAATGATGTCCTTGCTAGCTTATCCCTAAGGGAAATTTGTCGGGCAGGGGCTCGCTTCACATGGACGAATAACCAGGCCTCTCCGATCAGGTCGGTTCTGGACAGAGTCTTTGTCTCGCCATCCTGGGAGGTGGTGTTCCCCCTTTCTTCCCTTGCGGCGGTCACAAGGATCGGTTCCGACCACTGCCCTTTGATCTTGGACAACGGGGAGAAAG GGACACAGAGGTCGAGTGTGGACCTTTGGCAGCACATCGCCCGAGGGCTTAGGCAATTCCTCAAAGGGTGGGGAGCGAATCTAGGGAGGGAGCGTCGAGTGTTCCGCGAGGACTTGGTCAAACGGATCCAGGGGTTAGATGAGATGGCAGATGCTAATGGTTTGGATGAGGAGGGATGGGCCCTCCGATACAGTTTGGAGGATCAGATCATTGTGTTGGACAGCCTCGAGGAGGAATATTGGAAACAGAGGAGCGGAGTGCAGTGGACGCTTAAGGGGGACGCGTGCACGGCATTTTTCCATGCCTTCGCCAACGGTAGACGCAGGAAGTGCATGATTCCCCGCCTGATCACGGAAACCGTGGAGATTTCCGTGCAACAGGACTTGGTAGACCACATCTACGGGTTCTACCAGGGTCTCATGGGCTCGGTGGGGGAGGAGAAAGTGTTCTCCTTGGGCCCGGACCTTTGGTCGGTGGAGGCGCAGGTCTCTCAAGGGGAGAACGATGTACTTGCACTCACTTTTACGCCGGAAGAACTGGATGCGGTGCTTGCCGAGATGAAGCCGGACTCGGCGCCGGGCCCTGATGGGCTACCGGTGGTGTTCTTTAAGAAGTTCTGGAAGATTCTTAAAGGACCCATTCTCAACATCCTGAACGATTTTGCTCTAGGGAGAGTAGACATTGCACGCCTCAACTATGGAATCATCTCCTTAATTCCGAAGGTCAGAGGAAGGGACGCGATTAGACAGTACAGGCCTATTGCGCTCATCAAC ACGGCGATCAACGTCAACGGTGAGATTGGCCAATATTTCCGCAATGCTCGGGGGGTGCGGCAGGGGGACCCCCTATCCCCCATTCTCTTCGACTTCATGGTTGATGCCTTGGCGGCAATCTTAACCAGGGCCAAGGAGAGCGGCCACATCCAGGGGGTTGTGCCACACCTGATTCCAAGGGGAGTCACGCATctccaatatgctgatgatacgtTGATCATGATTGAGCCCTCCGACATCGGGATCGCAAACCTCAAGCTCCTTCTGCTCTGTTTCGAGAACATGTCGGGGCTCAAGATCAACTTCACCAAGAGTGAGGCGCTTGTCACAGGGGTGGACGACGCGGAGCGGCGTAGGATCGCCGACTTGCTTAACTGCAACCTCGGGAGCCTTCCCATGTCCTATCTGGGTCTTCCGGTCTCGGATAAGACCCTCTCGGTCGCTGACTGGTATTTCCTGACGGAGAAAGTGGGCCATAGGGTGGACCCATGGCAGGGCCTCTTTCTGGCATCTGCGGGGAGACTGGAGCTGACCAACTCGTGTCTGTCGAGTCTACCGATGTTCGCTATGGGGATCTATCTTCTCCACGAAGCGACACACGGGGAGATGAATAAGTCCAGAGCCCGCTTCTTTTGGGAAGGAGCTGGGAATAAGAGGAAGTACCACATGCTCGATTGGGCGACGGTTTGCAAGCCGCGGGAGCTTGGAGGATTGGGAATCCTTAACACAAAATTGATGAATATTGCGCTGATGTTGAAGTGGATTTGGAAACTTTACCAGGGAGCAGAGGGTCTATGGGCGGACCTGCTCAGAGCCAAATACCTAAGGGGGAACGATCTCTTCTCCCCGTTGGTGCCGACTAAGGGCTCCCAGTTTTGGAATGCAATACACAAAATCAAATGGTATTTCAAACTGGGCGCGAGGCACAAGGTTGCGAACGGGAGACACACATATTTCTGGCTCGACTGGTGGACGGGGAAGGGTCCCTTGAGAGTGTTGTTTCCCCGCCTCTTTGAGTGTTGTGACAACCACTTTGCCACAGTTGCGGGGGTGCAGGATGCCAATGGGTGA